A genomic window from Cricetulus griseus strain 17A/GY chromosome 4, alternate assembly CriGri-PICRH-1.0, whole genome shotgun sequence includes:
- the Pxylp1 gene encoding 2-phosphoxylose phosphatase 1, which yields MLYRNRFLVLLALAGLLAFLSLSLQFFHLIPVSTTKNGGSSKSRKRIMPDPVTEPPTVDPVYEALLYCNIPSVAEHSMEGHAPHHYKLVSVHVFIRHGDRYPLYAIPKTKRPEIDCTLVAGRKPYHPKLEAFVSHMSKGSGASFESPLNSLPLYPNHLLCEMGELTQTGVVQHLQNGQLLRDIYLRKHKLLPNNWSSEQLYLETTGKSRTLQSGLALLYGFLPDFDWKKIYFKHQPSALFCSGSCYCPLRNHYLEKEQRRQYLLRLKNNDLERTYGEMAKIVDIPTKQLRAANPIDSMLCHFCHNVSFPCSRSGCLGMEHFKVIKTHQIEDERERHEKPLYFGYSLLGAHPILNQTVNRMQRAAAGWTEELFTLYSAHDVTLSPVLSALGLLEARFPRFAARLVFELWQDRQKPSEHSVRILYNGVDVTFHTSFCHDFHKRSPKPMCPLENLVRFVKRDMFVALDGSSTNYYDACHGEGA from the exons TCCACCTGATCCCAGTGTCCACAACAAAAAATGGAGGAAGCAGCAAGAGTCGGAAGAGGATCATGCCCGACCCAGTGACAGAGCCCCCGACGGTAGACCCGGTTTATGAAGCTCTTCTGTACTGCAACATTCCGAGTGTAGCCGAGCACAGCATGGAAG GTCACGCCCCACATCATTATAAGCTGGTCTCGGTTCATGTGTTCATTCGCCACGGGGACAGGTACCCACTGTATGCCATTCCCAAAACAAAGCGACCAGAAATCGACTGCACTCTAGTGGCTGGCAG GAAGCCTTATCACCCTAAGCTGGAAGCTTTCGTTAGTCACATGTCAAAAGGATCCGGAGCCTCTTTTGAAAGCCCCTTAAATTCCCTGCCTCTTTACCCTAACCATCTTCTGTGCGAGATGGGAGAGCTCACACAGACAG GAGTTGTGCAGCATCTGCAGAATGGCCAGCTGCTGAGGGACATCTATCTGAGGAAACACAAACTCCTGCCAAACAACTGGTCCTCAGAGCAGCTTTACCTAGAGACCACTGGGAAGAGCCGCACCCTTCAGAGTGGGCTGGCCTTGCTCTACGGCTTCCTCCCGGATTTTGACTGGAAGAAGATTTATTTCAAGCACCAGCCAAGTGCCCTGTTCTGTTCTGGAAGCTGCTACTGCCCACTGAGAAACCACTATCTGGAGAAGGAGCAGCGCCGGCAATACCTCCTCCGCCTGAAGAACAATGACCTAGAGAGGACCTATGGGGAGATGGCCAAGATTGTGGACATCCCCACCAAGCAGCTCCGGGCAGCCAACCCCATTGACTCCATGCTCTGCCACTTTTGCCACAATGTCAGCTTCCCCTGCAGCAGAAGTGGCTGCCTTGGCATGGAGCACTTCAAGGTGATCAAGACACACCAGATAGAAGATGAGCGTGAGAGGCATGAGAAGCCCCTGTACTTTGGGTATTCGCTACTCGGGGCCCACCCCATCCTGAATCAGACAGTCAACCGGATGCAGCGTGCTGCCGCAGGCTGGACAGAAGAGCTGTTCACCCTCTACTCTGCTCACGACGTCACTCTGTCACCAGTTCTCAGTGCCTTGGGTCTTTTGGAAGCCAGGTTCCCAAGGTTCGCTGCCAGGCTGGTCTTTGAGCTCTGGCAAGACCGTCAAAAGCCCAGTGAACATTCCGTCCGGATTCTTTATAACGGGGTTGACGTCACCTTCCATACCTCTTTCTGCCATGATTTCCACAAGCGTTCCCCCAAGCCCATGTGTCCTCTTGAGAACTTGGTCCGCTTTGTCAAAAGGGATATgtttgtagccctggatggcaGTAGTACTAATTATTATGATGCGTGTCATGGGGAAGGGGCCTAA